A genomic region of Clavibacter michiganensis subsp. insidiosus contains the following coding sequences:
- a CDS encoding MerR family transcriptional regulator: protein MTRPAGPATMQIGELAERTGLSHRTLRHYDETGLLRPSGRSDGGFRLYTDEDLERLLLIRRMKPLGFSLEEMMRLLEVSDALDAAGPDDDTASLRADLAAFVADAEERRRRLAEHLAMADEFLDRLRAR from the coding sequence ATGACGCGACCCGCCGGCCCCGCGACCATGCAGATCGGCGAGCTCGCCGAGCGCACCGGCCTGTCGCACCGCACGCTCCGCCACTACGACGAGACCGGCCTCCTGCGCCCGTCCGGCCGCTCCGACGGCGGGTTCCGCCTCTACACCGACGAGGACCTGGAGCGCCTCCTCCTCATCCGCCGGATGAAGCCGCTCGGCTTCTCGCTCGAGGAGATGATGCGCCTGCTCGAGGTCTCCGACGCCCTCGACGCCGCCGGCCCCGACGACGACACCGCGTCCCTGCGGGCGGATCTCGCCGCCTTCGTCGCCGACGCGGAGGAGCGCCGCCGCCGCCTCGCCGAGCACCTCGCGATGGCCGACGAGTTCCTCGACCGCCTCCGCGCGCGCTGA
- a CDS encoding glycosyltransferase — translation MRIAFVSLHTSPIQKPSTGDAGGLNVYLLELARSLGRQGHEVRLITRATDPADPAVLPVAPGVELLALRAGPAGPLAKEELPGITAAFADALAALPPADVVHAHYWLSAVAALPVARAWGVPHVLTLHSVSAGKNRRLVAGDTPEPASRLADEGRLVRASDLVVASAESEKRLLVEAYDADPAAVHVVAPGVEEAFLREPSGRDGGGRPRIVLLGRIQPLKGQDVALRALALLDPATRPLLVIAGGVSPGRDAYAASLHALVRSLGLEDDVVFAGALDRAVTARTLAGAHLALMPSAAETYGLVALEAAACGTPVVASRTEGLVDSVREGVSGVFVASRDPSDWARAIRDLLADRPALARLSASARAHAARRTWDVAAADVAEEYRALRERAAGAVGRADRAEPVAGPRD, via the coding sequence ATGAGGATCGCGTTCGTCTCGCTGCACACGTCGCCGATCCAGAAGCCCAGCACCGGCGACGCCGGCGGGCTCAACGTCTACCTGCTGGAGCTCGCGCGGAGCCTCGGGCGGCAGGGGCACGAGGTGCGGCTGATCACGCGTGCGACGGATCCGGCCGACCCGGCGGTGCTGCCCGTCGCGCCGGGCGTCGAGCTGCTCGCGCTGCGGGCGGGACCGGCGGGGCCGCTCGCGAAGGAGGAGCTGCCCGGGATCACGGCCGCGTTCGCCGACGCGCTCGCCGCGCTGCCGCCGGCGGACGTCGTGCACGCGCACTACTGGCTGTCGGCCGTGGCTGCGCTGCCCGTTGCGCGCGCGTGGGGCGTGCCGCACGTGCTGACGCTGCACTCGGTCTCCGCGGGCAAGAACCGTCGGCTCGTGGCGGGGGACACCCCGGAACCGGCGTCGCGGCTCGCGGACGAGGGGCGGCTCGTGCGCGCGTCGGACCTCGTGGTCGCATCAGCGGAGTCGGAGAAGCGGCTGCTCGTGGAGGCGTACGACGCGGATCCCGCGGCCGTGCACGTCGTGGCGCCGGGTGTGGAGGAGGCGTTCCTCCGGGAGCCGTCGGGTCGCGACGGCGGCGGACGGCCGCGGATCGTGCTGCTCGGGCGGATCCAGCCGCTCAAGGGCCAGGACGTGGCTCTGCGGGCCCTCGCCCTTCTGGATCCCGCGACCCGGCCCCTGCTCGTGATCGCCGGCGGGGTCTCGCCCGGCCGGGACGCCTACGCGGCGAGCCTGCACGCGCTCGTGCGCTCCCTCGGCCTCGAGGACGACGTCGTCTTCGCGGGCGCGCTCGACCGGGCGGTGACCGCACGGACGCTCGCCGGTGCGCACCTCGCGCTCATGCCGTCGGCCGCGGAGACGTACGGGCTCGTGGCGCTCGAGGCCGCGGCGTGCGGCACGCCCGTCGTCGCGTCGCGGACGGAGGGGCTCGTCGACTCGGTGCGGGAGGGCGTGAGCGGCGTGTTCGTGGCCTCGCGGGATCCCTCCGACTGGGCCCGGGCGATCCGCGACCTGCTCGCCGACCGGCCCGCGCTCGCGCGGCTCTCGGCCTCGGCGCGGGCCCACGCGGCCCGGCGCACGTGGGACGTCGCGGCGGCGGACGTGGCGGAGGAGTACCGGGCGCTGCGGGAGCGGGCGGCGGGTGCCGTCGGGCGCGCGGACCGCGCCGAGCCGGTTGCGGGCCCGCGGGACTGA
- a CDS encoding glycerate kinase: MSTAAPRPLRVVMSPDSLSGSATAVEAARALRRGWLRARPDDDVVVAPMADGGQGTLDVLDAAVPGARRVPVRVTGPDDRPVDAHWLLLPDGTGVVEVASTSGITLLDPLRPLTAHTRGFGQAIRAAQDAGVPRLLLALGGSSSTDGGVGALRELGARAIDADGSRVGDGGGALAGIASLDLSGLRALPAGGARILGDVRAPLTGPAGAAAVYGPQKGATPADVRALDAGLAHLAGLLGVDPATPGAGAAGGTAAGLVAWGAVVGSGSTGVADAIGLAGLVAGADVVITGEGRFDAQSRTGKVASHVLDLARAHATTAILVAGSVAAPTDGFAAARSLTDLAGSADAARADAVTWLERAAEDVARGREWTG; encoded by the coding sequence ATGAGCACCGCCGCTCCCCGCCCGCTGCGCGTCGTCATGTCGCCGGACTCGCTCAGCGGATCCGCGACCGCCGTCGAGGCCGCCCGCGCCCTCCGCCGCGGCTGGCTCCGCGCCCGACCCGACGACGACGTGGTGGTCGCGCCCATGGCCGACGGCGGGCAGGGCACGCTCGACGTGCTCGACGCGGCCGTCCCGGGAGCGCGGCGCGTGCCCGTCCGCGTCACCGGGCCCGACGACCGGCCGGTCGACGCGCACTGGCTCCTGCTGCCCGACGGGACGGGCGTGGTCGAGGTCGCGTCGACGAGCGGGATCACGCTGCTGGATCCGCTCCGCCCGCTCACCGCCCATACCCGCGGCTTCGGCCAGGCGATCCGCGCGGCACAGGATGCCGGCGTCCCGCGCCTGCTGCTCGCGCTCGGCGGCAGCTCCTCCACGGACGGCGGCGTGGGCGCGCTCCGGGAACTGGGCGCGCGGGCGATCGACGCGGACGGCTCCCGGGTCGGCGACGGCGGCGGCGCGCTCGCGGGCATCGCGTCGCTGGACCTCTCCGGGCTCCGGGCGCTGCCGGCGGGCGGCGCCCGGATCCTCGGCGACGTCCGCGCTCCCCTCACCGGGCCCGCGGGCGCCGCCGCCGTCTACGGTCCGCAGAAGGGCGCGACGCCGGCCGACGTCCGCGCGCTCGACGCCGGCCTCGCGCACCTCGCCGGCCTGCTCGGCGTGGATCCGGCCACCCCGGGCGCCGGCGCCGCGGGCGGCACCGCGGCGGGCCTCGTCGCATGGGGCGCGGTCGTGGGATCCGGATCCACCGGCGTGGCCGACGCGATCGGCCTGGCTGGGCTCGTCGCGGGCGCCGACGTCGTGATCACCGGCGAGGGTCGCTTCGACGCGCAGTCCCGGACGGGCAAGGTCGCCTCGCACGTGCTCGACCTCGCCCGGGCGCATGCGACCACGGCGATCCTCGTCGCGGGCTCCGTGGCCGCCCCCACCGACGGGTTCGCGGCCGCGCGTTCCCTCACCGACCTCGCCGGATCCGCGGACGCCGCGCGCGCGGACGCCGTCACCTGGCTCGAGCGCGCCGCGGAGGACGTGGCCCGCGGACGCGAGTGGACGGGCTGA
- the ppgK gene encoding polyphosphate--glucose phosphotransferase, which yields MPQPETAPRPAPESGRTAGGFIPVDRAVVAAPEGAAEALARRDRLALGIDIGGTTLKAGIVDVTTGIRLTERMTVAKPVGGEPEDIADVIAEIVLALTPEEDLPVGVGVPGIVRHGIVRSSAHISDRWLGMDARTAIRERSGIDVLTVNDADAAGVAELEYGVLQGRGGLVILTTLGTGIGTALLHDGTLIPNSELGHVHIDGGDYEMQAAFSAVRREGLTFEEWAARLELYYRHLESIMSPDLIVVGGAAAHEFARFSGFLHLDTEIIAASRGNDAGLVGAALLAHRAGVAPD from the coding sequence GTGCCCCAGCCCGAGACCGCGCCGCGGCCCGCCCCCGAGAGCGGCCGGACGGCAGGCGGATTCATCCCCGTCGACCGCGCCGTCGTCGCCGCCCCGGAGGGCGCTGCGGAGGCCCTCGCCCGTCGCGACCGGCTGGCGCTCGGCATCGACATCGGCGGCACGACGCTCAAGGCGGGCATCGTCGACGTGACCACGGGGATCCGGCTCACCGAGCGCATGACCGTGGCGAAGCCCGTCGGCGGCGAGCCCGAGGACATCGCGGACGTGATCGCCGAGATCGTGCTGGCTCTGACGCCCGAGGAGGACCTGCCCGTGGGCGTCGGCGTCCCCGGCATCGTGCGGCATGGGATCGTGCGCTCCTCCGCCCACATCTCCGACCGCTGGCTCGGCATGGACGCGCGCACCGCCATCCGCGAGCGCAGCGGGATCGACGTGCTCACCGTCAACGACGCCGACGCGGCCGGGGTGGCGGAGCTCGAGTACGGCGTGCTGCAGGGCCGCGGCGGCCTCGTGATCCTCACGACGCTCGGCACCGGCATCGGCACCGCGCTGCTGCACGACGGCACGCTGATCCCGAACAGCGAGCTCGGCCACGTCCACATCGACGGCGGCGACTACGAGATGCAGGCCGCGTTCTCCGCGGTGCGACGGGAGGGGCTGACCTTCGAGGAGTGGGCGGCGCGGCTGGAGCTGTACTACCGGCACCTCGAGTCGATCATGTCGCCCGACCTCATCGTGGTGGGCGGCGCGGCGGCGCACGAGTTCGCGCGCTTCTCCGGGTTCCTGCACCTCGACACCGAGATCATCGCGGCGAGCCGGGGCAACGACGCCGGGCTGGTCGGCGCTGCCCTGCTCGCGCACCGGGCGGGCGTCGCGCCCGACTGA
- a CDS encoding DUF308 domain-containing protein, which translates to MEREAAVSEDELTFRAAYWPVLLLRALPALALAAFITFSSDHSPSLGLVAFGVFALLSGLITAGLGARALRGPAARLRTSAIAQGAITVVAGVAALLARDGGVLVLLYVVSVWAVVTGFLELVAGLRSRGRVPGATDAITAGALTVVLAVAFLLVPPDLVVQYGGVEQREGQLTAPVVAVGLLGAYAAIVGVFLVIAALSMKWGTSTPTATSAADAPRTTESAS; encoded by the coding sequence ATGGAGAGAGAGGCTGCCGTGTCCGAGGACGAGCTGACGTTCCGGGCGGCGTACTGGCCCGTGCTCCTCCTGCGCGCACTGCCCGCGCTCGCGCTCGCCGCGTTCATCACCTTCTCCAGCGACCACTCGCCGTCCCTCGGCCTCGTCGCGTTCGGCGTCTTCGCGCTCCTCTCCGGCCTGATCACCGCGGGCCTCGGCGCCCGGGCCCTCCGCGGTCCCGCCGCGCGCCTCCGCACGAGCGCCATCGCCCAGGGCGCGATCACGGTCGTGGCCGGCGTCGCCGCGCTGCTCGCCCGCGACGGCGGCGTGCTCGTCCTCCTGTACGTCGTCAGCGTCTGGGCCGTCGTCACCGGGTTCCTCGAGCTCGTCGCCGGCCTCCGCTCCCGCGGCCGCGTGCCGGGCGCCACCGACGCGATCACCGCCGGCGCGCTCACGGTGGTCCTCGCCGTCGCGTTCCTGCTGGTGCCGCCGGACCTCGTCGTCCAGTACGGCGGCGTCGAGCAGCGCGAGGGCCAGCTCACCGCGCCCGTGGTGGCCGTCGGCCTCCTGGGCGCCTACGCGGCGATCGTCGGGGTCTTCCTGGTCATCGCCGCCCTGAGCATGAAATGGGGCACCTCCACGCCCACCGCGACCTCCGCGGCGGACGCCCCCCGGACCACCGAGAGCGCGAGCTGA
- the purB gene encoding adenylosuccinate lyase yields MSPLPPQVLSPLDGRYAPVVTELGEHLSEAGLNRARIHVEIEWLIHLTDRSLLSSSPFTDAQKAALREVVAGFGQEQIDALARVEAVTRHDVKAVEYFVRDRLEELGLGHVAELTHFACTSEDINNLSYALVIDRAVREVWLPKLVSVIGALRERALLFRDDAMLSRTHGQPATPSTLGKELAVFVHRLERLRADVEDVEVLGKFSGATGTFAAHLAADADVDWPAESRAFVTSLGLVWNPLTTQIESHDWQAELYTRIAHVNRVLHNLCTDVWTYISMGYFRQIPQAGATGSSTMPHKINPIRFENAEANLELSDALLDSLASTLVTSRLQRDLTDSTTQRNVGVALGHSLLALDNVGRGLLEIDVDRALLAADLDANWEILGEAIQTVIRTEIVAGRSSISDPYAVLKELTRGKRVGRDEMRAFVSGLDIGDAAKARLLELTPAGYAGLASQLVDHIL; encoded by the coding sequence ATGAGCCCGTTGCCCCCGCAGGTGCTGAGCCCCCTCGACGGCCGCTACGCCCCCGTCGTCACCGAGCTCGGCGAGCACCTCTCCGAGGCGGGCCTCAACCGGGCGCGCATCCACGTCGAGATCGAGTGGCTCATCCACCTCACCGACCGGTCGCTCCTCTCCTCCTCGCCGTTCACGGACGCGCAGAAGGCGGCGCTGCGCGAGGTCGTCGCGGGCTTCGGGCAGGAGCAGATCGACGCCCTCGCGCGCGTCGAGGCCGTCACCCGGCACGACGTGAAGGCCGTCGAGTACTTCGTGCGCGACCGCCTGGAGGAGCTCGGCCTCGGTCACGTCGCCGAGCTCACCCACTTCGCGTGCACCAGCGAGGACATCAACAACCTCTCCTACGCGCTCGTCATCGACAGGGCCGTGCGCGAGGTGTGGCTGCCGAAGCTCGTCTCCGTCATCGGCGCGCTGCGCGAGCGCGCCCTCCTCTTCCGCGACGACGCCATGCTGTCGCGCACGCACGGGCAGCCGGCCACGCCCAGCACCCTCGGCAAGGAGCTCGCGGTGTTCGTGCACCGGCTCGAGCGCCTCCGGGCCGACGTGGAGGACGTCGAGGTGCTCGGCAAGTTCAGCGGCGCCACGGGCACGTTCGCGGCGCACCTCGCGGCCGACGCCGACGTCGACTGGCCCGCCGAGTCGCGCGCGTTCGTCACGTCGCTCGGCCTCGTGTGGAACCCGCTCACCACGCAGATCGAGTCGCACGACTGGCAGGCCGAGCTCTACACGCGCATCGCGCACGTCAACCGGGTGCTGCACAACCTCTGCACCGACGTGTGGACCTACATCTCCATGGGGTACTTCCGGCAGATCCCGCAGGCGGGCGCCACCGGGTCGTCGACCATGCCGCACAAGATCAACCCCATCCGGTTCGAGAACGCCGAGGCGAACCTCGAGCTGTCGGACGCGCTGCTCGACTCGCTCGCGTCGACCCTCGTCACCTCGCGGCTCCAGCGCGACCTCACCGACTCGACGACGCAGCGCAACGTCGGCGTCGCGCTCGGCCATTCGCTGCTGGCGCTCGACAACGTCGGGCGCGGGCTCCTCGAGATCGACGTCGACCGGGCGCTGCTCGCGGCCGACCTCGACGCGAACTGGGAGATCCTCGGCGAGGCCATCCAGACCGTCATCCGCACGGAGATCGTCGCCGGGCGCAGCTCCATCAGCGACCCGTACGCGGTGCTCAAGGAGCTGACGCGCGGCAAGCGCGTCGGGCGCGACGAGATGCGGGCGTTCGTCTCCGGGCTCGACATCGGCGATGCCGCCAAGGCGCGGCTCCTCGAGCTGACGCCCGCCGGGTACGCGGGGCTCGCGTCGCAGCTGGTCGACCACATCCTCTGA
- a CDS encoding low molecular weight protein-tyrosine-phosphatase, translating into MGAPDSPAATAPPVFRIAFVCTGNICRSPMAEVVFRDLVQRAGHADRVSVTSAGTGDWHVGEQADARTLAALERRGLSGSAHRAKQFDPDTLPDLDLVVVFDRGQERTLRQWARTEADRAKIHLLLSFDPPQAHLRDVPDPYYTDAAMFDRVLGMIDRAARALLAQVEPGIRPPS; encoded by the coding sequence ATGGGAGCCCCCGACTCTCCGGCCGCGACGGCTCCACCCGTCTTCCGGATCGCCTTCGTCTGCACCGGCAACATCTGCCGCTCCCCGATGGCGGAGGTCGTCTTCCGTGACCTCGTGCAGCGCGCCGGGCACGCGGACCGCGTCTCGGTGACGAGCGCGGGGACGGGCGACTGGCACGTCGGCGAGCAGGCGGACGCGCGCACGCTCGCGGCGCTCGAGCGCCGTGGCCTCTCGGGATCCGCGCACCGCGCCAAGCAGTTCGACCCGGACACGCTCCCCGACCTCGACCTGGTGGTCGTCTTCGACCGCGGCCAGGAGCGGACGCTGCGCCAGTGGGCCCGGACGGAGGCGGACCGGGCGAAGATCCACCTGCTGCTGTCGTTCGATCCTCCACAGGCGCACCTGCGGGACGTGCCCGACCCGTACTACACGGACGCGGCGATGTTCGATCGGGTTCTTGGGATGATAGACCGAGCCGCCCGGGCCCTCCTCGCGCAGGTGGAGCCCGGCATCCGTCCCCCCAGCTAG
- a CDS encoding phage holin family protein — MPRFLVRVVVNAVALWLTTLIVSGTVVTAYEPGDTTATVLTYLLLGAIFGVVNGVIGTAIRIVAFPLYVLTLGLIALIVNGLLFLLVAAISDALGFGLTVEGFWWGVLGALLMAFFSWLVGLVLRPVTARA; from the coding sequence ATGCCCCGATTCCTCGTCCGCGTGGTCGTCAACGCCGTCGCGCTCTGGCTCACCACGCTCATCGTCTCCGGCACCGTCGTGACCGCCTACGAACCGGGCGACACCACGGCCACCGTGCTCACGTACCTGCTGCTCGGCGCGATCTTCGGCGTCGTGAACGGCGTCATCGGCACGGCCATCCGCATCGTGGCCTTCCCCCTCTACGTCCTCACGCTCGGCCTCATCGCGCTCATCGTCAACGGGCTGCTCTTCCTCCTCGTGGCCGCCATCTCCGACGCGCTCGGCTTCGGCCTCACGGTCGAGGGCTTCTGGTGGGGCGTGCTCGGCGCCCTCCTCATGGCCTTCTTCAGCTGGCTGGTGGGCCTCGTGCTCCGACCGGTGACCGCCAGGGCCTGA
- a CDS encoding pyridoxal phosphate-dependent aminotransferase, with protein MMPEPAPLDDAAPVRLRPAIAAMVAYRQGKPAGEDDFKLSSNENPFDPLPSVLARIDQVRDVNRYPDAGATLLRTALAERFSVTVDHVHAGAGSVAILSQLITAAAGPGDEVVHAWRSFEAYPTLITVAGATGAPVPNLPDHSHDIDGMIAALTDRTRVVIVCTPNNPTGTLVTQADLERLLAAVPRDVLVLLDEAYGEFVGEEHALDGMRLLADHPNLVVLRTFSKAYGLAGLRIGYAVGHPRILDAARSAAIPLSVTGHAQHAALASLEHEGELLERVAVLTRDRDEAWRALTEQGWDVPRPHGNFVWLATGPETAEVEAQLAATGLVVRAFGSEGIRVTIGETASVRKLLNASGGIVRGLPEGHPARR; from the coding sequence GTGATGCCCGAACCCGCGCCCCTCGACGATGCCGCACCCGTCCGGCTCCGTCCCGCCATCGCCGCCATGGTCGCGTACCGCCAGGGCAAGCCGGCCGGCGAGGACGACTTCAAGCTCTCCAGCAACGAGAACCCGTTCGATCCGCTGCCCTCGGTGCTCGCCCGCATCGACCAGGTGCGCGATGTGAACCGCTATCCCGACGCGGGCGCGACCCTGCTGCGCACCGCGCTCGCCGAGCGCTTCAGCGTCACGGTCGACCACGTCCATGCCGGCGCCGGATCCGTGGCGATCCTCTCGCAGCTCATCACGGCGGCCGCGGGCCCCGGCGACGAGGTGGTCCACGCCTGGCGCTCCTTTGAGGCGTACCCCACCCTCATCACGGTCGCGGGGGCCACGGGCGCGCCGGTGCCGAACCTGCCCGACCACTCGCACGACATCGACGGCATGATCGCCGCGCTCACCGACCGCACGCGCGTCGTCATCGTCTGCACCCCGAACAACCCCACGGGCACGCTGGTCACCCAGGCCGACCTCGAGCGCCTGCTCGCGGCCGTCCCGCGCGACGTGCTCGTGCTCCTCGACGAGGCCTACGGCGAGTTCGTCGGCGAGGAGCATGCCCTCGATGGCATGCGCCTCCTCGCCGACCACCCGAACCTCGTCGTCCTCCGCACCTTCTCGAAGGCCTACGGGCTGGCCGGCCTCCGCATCGGCTACGCCGTGGGTCACCCGCGCATCCTCGACGCGGCGCGCTCCGCCGCCATTCCTCTCTCCGTCACCGGCCACGCGCAGCACGCGGCGCTCGCGTCGCTCGAGCACGAGGGCGAGCTCCTGGAGCGCGTGGCCGTGCTCACCCGCGACCGCGACGAGGCCTGGCGCGCGCTCACCGAACAGGGCTGGGACGTGCCGCGACCGCACGGCAACTTCGTCTGGCTCGCCACCGGTCCGGAGACCGCGGAGGTGGAGGCGCAGCTCGCCGCCACCGGGCTCGTGGTGCGTGCGTTCGGGTCCGAGGGGATCCGAGTGACGATCGGCGAAACCGCCTCTGTCCGGAAGCTACTGAACGCCTCGGGGGGAATTGTCCGGGGGCTGCCGGAGGGCCACCCGGCGCGCCGGTAG
- a CDS encoding thiamine pyrophosphate-dependent dehydrogenase E1 component subunit alpha: protein MPESDVTVQLLTPAGELAPSDSAEEFLPYFERLTEDDHSGFLRDMRLTRAFDLEATNLQRQGHLGLWAPSTGQEAAQVGSGRATRPQDHVFPAYREHGVALIRGIDPVDIVRLMRGVTHGGWDPAAGNFHLYTLVIGSQALHATGYAMGVAFDGDVATGDPDRDTAVIAYYGDGATSQGDVNEAFVFAASFQTPQVFFLQNNHWAISVPVSTQSRTPLYLRSRGFGVPSTQVDGNDVFASYAVTAKHLDDARGGGGPSFIEALTYRVGAHTSSDDPTKYRTDEELQGWVAKDPIARLEAYLRNQGAPQSLFDGIDEEAKDLAADVRRRTIELTGPALPGIFDHVYSEPHPVTTEQREWLERYEASLGGNR, encoded by the coding sequence ATGCCGGAAAGCGATGTGACGGTCCAGCTCCTGACCCCCGCGGGCGAGCTCGCACCGAGCGACTCCGCCGAGGAGTTCCTCCCGTACTTCGAGCGACTCACGGAGGACGACCACAGCGGCTTCCTCCGCGACATGCGCCTCACGCGGGCGTTCGACCTCGAGGCCACGAATCTCCAGCGCCAGGGCCACCTCGGCCTCTGGGCGCCGAGCACGGGGCAGGAGGCCGCGCAGGTCGGATCCGGCCGGGCCACGCGCCCGCAGGACCACGTCTTCCCCGCGTATCGCGAGCACGGCGTCGCTCTCATCCGCGGCATCGACCCCGTCGACATCGTGCGCCTCATGCGCGGCGTCACCCACGGCGGCTGGGATCCGGCGGCGGGCAACTTCCACCTCTACACGCTGGTCATCGGCTCGCAGGCGCTGCACGCCACGGGCTACGCGATGGGCGTCGCGTTCGACGGCGACGTCGCCACCGGGGATCCCGACCGCGACACCGCCGTCATCGCCTACTACGGCGACGGCGCCACCAGCCAGGGCGACGTGAATGAGGCGTTCGTCTTCGCCGCGAGCTTCCAGACCCCGCAGGTCTTCTTCCTCCAGAACAACCACTGGGCGATCTCGGTGCCGGTCTCCACGCAGTCGCGCACGCCCCTCTACCTCCGTTCGCGCGGCTTCGGCGTGCCGAGCACCCAGGTCGACGGCAACGACGTCTTCGCCAGCTACGCCGTCACCGCCAAGCACCTCGACGACGCGCGCGGCGGCGGCGGCCCCTCCTTCATCGAGGCGCTCACATACCGCGTCGGCGCGCACACCTCGAGCGACGACCCCACGAAGTACCGCACGGACGAGGAGCTGCAGGGCTGGGTCGCCAAGGACCCCATCGCCCGCCTCGAGGCGTACCTGCGCAACCAGGGCGCGCCGCAGTCGCTGTTCGACGGCATCGACGAGGAGGCCAAGGACCTCGCCGCCGACGTCCGCCGCCGCACCATCGAGCTGACGGGCCCGGCACTGCCCGGCATCTTCGACCACGTCTACTCGGAGCCGCACCCCGTCACGACGGAGCAGCGCGAGTGGCTCGAGCGCTACGAGGCCTCCCTGGGAGGGAACCGATGA
- a CDS encoding alpha-ketoacid dehydrogenase subunit beta, with protein MPMAKALNAGLRRALEEDDRVLLMGEDIGPLGGVFRITEHLQRDFGDRRVIDTPLAESGIVGTAIGLAMRGYRPVCEIQFDGFIYPAFDQITSQLAKITNRHEGAMRMPVVIRVPYGGHIGAIEHHQESPEAYFAHTPGLRVVSPSTPHDAYWMIQEAIKSDDPVMFFEPKARYRPKGEVDFSAPGIGLHESRVVRSGTDVTLVGHGAMVAMLLQAAELAADEGTSVEVVDLRSLSPVDYGPILESLQRTGRLVVAQEAPGHVSVGSEIAATVTERAFYSLEAPVIRVSGFDAPFPPAKLETLYLPDADRILEAVDRSLAY; from the coding sequence ATGCCCATGGCGAAGGCGCTGAACGCCGGCCTCCGCCGCGCGCTCGAGGAGGACGACAGGGTCCTGCTCATGGGCGAGGACATCGGCCCGCTCGGCGGCGTCTTCCGCATCACCGAGCACCTGCAGCGCGACTTCGGCGACCGCCGCGTCATCGACACCCCGCTCGCCGAGTCCGGCATCGTCGGCACGGCCATCGGCCTGGCGATGCGCGGCTACCGACCCGTGTGCGAGATCCAGTTCGACGGGTTCATCTACCCGGCCTTCGACCAGATCACGAGCCAGCTCGCCAAGATCACCAACCGGCACGAGGGCGCGATGCGCATGCCCGTCGTGATCCGAGTGCCGTACGGCGGCCACATCGGCGCCATCGAGCACCACCAGGAGAGCCCCGAGGCGTACTTCGCGCACACCCCCGGCCTCCGCGTCGTCAGCCCGAGCACCCCGCACGACGCCTACTGGATGATCCAGGAGGCCATCAAGAGCGACGACCCGGTCATGTTCTTCGAGCCCAAGGCGCGCTACCGGCCGAAGGGCGAGGTCGACTTCTCGGCTCCCGGCATCGGCCTGCACGAGAGCCGCGTCGTCCGCTCCGGCACCGACGTCACGCTCGTCGGCCACGGCGCCATGGTCGCGATGCTGCTGCAGGCGGCCGAGCTCGCGGCGGACGAGGGCACGAGCGTCGAGGTCGTCGACCTGCGCTCGCTGTCGCCCGTCGACTACGGCCCCATCCTCGAGTCGTTGCAGCGCACGGGCCGCCTGGTCGTCGCGCAGGAGGCGCCCGGCCACGTGTCGGTCGGCTCCGAGATCGCGGCCACCGTCACGGAGCGCGCGTTCTACTCGCTCGAGGCGCCGGTGATCCGCGTCTCCGGCTTCGACGCCCCGTTCCCGCCCGCGAAGCTCGAGACGCTGTACCTCCCGGATGCCGACCGCATCCTCGAGGCCGTCGACCGCTCGCTCGCCTACTAG